One Kaistella polysaccharea DNA segment encodes these proteins:
- a CDS encoding AMP-binding protein, which translates to MNADQMFKESITHKEKFWAEQAEQIEWFKKPKHILTDDGENYPTWFADGELNTCFLAVDKHVNDGFGDQVAIIYDSPVTNRIIKYTYSQVLEHVSKFAGGLKKLGLEKGDTAIIYMPMIPESVFAMLACARLGVTHSVVFGGFAPQELAIRIDDCNPKAIITASSGMEVSRRIPYLPFVKEAVSMSEHQPEHIVAFDRKLLGNRVDFKNDSSLVDFEKLMTDSESTECVSVESTHPLYILYTSGTTGKPKGVVRDNGGHAVAMKFSIKNIYGANEGETFWAASDIGWAVGHSYSVYGPLINRNTTVIFEGKPIGTPDAGTFWRVIEEHKVSIMFTAPTAIRAIKKEDPEGKLVKKYDLSSLRMQFLAGERCDVATLDWYEEFVGVPAIDHWWQTESGWPMLGLMPGVEDVKIKRASAGKPIPGYDIKIFSEEGYELEPHHEGYLVIKLPLAPGAMMGIWGDPERFKFGYLSRFPGYYFSGDGAIKDEDGYVFVTGRVDDVINVAGHRLSTAEMEEVVSAHKEIAECCVVGIDDDLKGQIPFAIAVIKSGSEADEKTLEKDLVLLVREKIGAVACMKNALVVNRLPKTRSGKILRKLIRTMLDGKEYQMPSTIDDESVVEELQLKMDEYKKKYL; encoded by the coding sequence ATGAACGCAGATCAAATGTTTAAAGAAAGTATTACGCACAAAGAAAAATTCTGGGCAGAACAGGCAGAACAAATTGAATGGTTTAAGAAGCCTAAACATATCTTAACCGACGACGGCGAAAATTACCCAACTTGGTTTGCAGATGGCGAATTAAACACCTGTTTTCTGGCGGTTGACAAACATGTCAATGATGGATTTGGCGATCAGGTTGCCATTATTTACGATTCTCCGGTGACAAATAGGATTATTAAATATACGTACAGCCAAGTTTTAGAACACGTTTCAAAATTTGCGGGCGGCCTGAAAAAATTAGGTTTGGAAAAAGGCGATACCGCGATTATTTACATGCCCATGATTCCGGAATCTGTATTTGCAATGTTGGCTTGTGCAAGATTAGGTGTAACGCATTCCGTAGTTTTTGGTGGATTTGCGCCACAGGAATTAGCCATCCGAATTGACGATTGTAATCCGAAAGCGATTATCACCGCAAGTTCCGGAATGGAAGTTTCCAGAAGAATTCCGTATTTGCCTTTCGTGAAAGAAGCAGTTTCGATGTCTGAACATCAACCGGAACATATTGTAGCCTTTGATAGAAAATTATTAGGAAATCGGGTTGATTTTAAAAACGACTCTTCATTGGTTGATTTTGAAAAGTTGATGACCGATTCTGAATCCACCGAGTGCGTTTCCGTAGAATCTACGCATCCTTTGTATATTTTGTATACCTCCGGAACGACTGGAAAACCGAAAGGAGTTGTCCGCGATAATGGTGGGCACGCCGTTGCCATGAAATTTTCAATCAAAAATATTTACGGTGCAAATGAAGGCGAAACCTTTTGGGCGGCTTCCGACATTGGTTGGGCAGTTGGCCACAGTTATTCGGTTTATGGTCCTTTGATCAACAGAAATACGACCGTAATTTTTGAAGGGAAACCTATCGGAACTCCGGATGCAGGAACTTTTTGGAGAGTAATCGAAGAGCATAAAGTATCCATTATGTTTACGGCTCCGACCGCAATTCGTGCTATTAAAAAAGAAGATCCAGAAGGAAAACTGGTGAAGAAATATGATTTATCCTCTTTGAGAATGCAGTTTTTGGCAGGTGAAAGATGTGATGTCGCAACTTTGGATTGGTATGAAGAATTTGTCGGCGTTCCTGCAATCGATCATTGGTGGCAAACAGAATCAGGTTGGCCGATGTTAGGATTAATGCCTGGAGTTGAAGATGTTAAAATTAAAAGAGCCTCCGCTGGAAAACCAATTCCTGGATATGATATTAAAATTTTCAGTGAAGAAGGTTATGAACTTGAACCGCATCATGAAGGTTATTTGGTGATTAAACTTCCTTTAGCGCCCGGCGCGATGATGGGAATTTGGGGCGATCCGGAACGTTTTAAATTTGGATATTTATCCAGATTTCCGGGCTATTATTTTTCCGGCGATGGTGCCATTAAAGATGAAGATGGTTATGTTTTCGTGACTGGACGAGTTGATGATGTAATCAATGTCGCAGGTCACAGACTTTCTACCGCAGAAATGGAAGAAGTGGTTTCTGCTCACAAAGAAATTGCAGAATGTTGCGTGGTCGGAATTGATGATGATTTAAAAGGTCAGATTCCTTTCGCAATTGCGGTTATAAAATCCGGTTCGGAAGCGGATGAGAAAACTTTGGAGAAGGATCTTGTTTTATTGGTGCGCGAAAAAATTGGTGCTGTGGCGTGTATGAAAAATGCTTTGGTGGTGAACCGTTTACCGAAAACGCGGTCTGGGAAAATTTTGAGAAAACTGATTCGGACGATGTTGGATGGAAAGGAATATCAAATGCCTTCGACGATTGATGATGAAAGTGTTGTGGAGGAATTGCAGTTGAAAATGGATGAATATAAAAAGAAGTATTTGTAA
- the acs gene encoding acetate--CoA ligase has translation MKNYVIDDLPDYFKQYKKSIKNPKKFWDKVADENFVWYQRWSKVVDYNMEDAKIQWFKNAKLNITKNCIDRHLNERGDKTAIIFEPNDPKEEAQHISYSELRDRVCKMANVLRDQGVQKGDRVCIYLPMIPELAVSMLACARLGAIHSVIFAGFSANAVESRVNDCGAKMIICSDGSYRGTKSIDLKGIIDEAVEKCPTVEKVLVVKRTGGEVNMKEGRDLWLAPLYDKAPSDFISVIMDAEDPLFILYTSGSTGKPKGMLHTTAGYMVYTAYTFKNVFNYKENDIYWCTADIGWITGHSYILYGPLLNGATTVIFEGVPTYPEPDRFWEVIEKHKVTQFYTAPTAIRALAKESYEWVEKHDLSSLRVIGSVGEPINDEAWHWYNDHVGKKKCPIVDTWWQTETGGIMISPLPFITPTKPTYATLPLPGIQPVLMDDKRNEITGNQVDGNLCIRFPWPGIARTIWGDHQRYKETYFTAFPGKYFTGDGALRDEVGYYRITGRVDDVIIVSGHNLGTAPIEDSVNLHPAVAESAIVGYPHDVKGSALYGFVMLKDSGEDRDRDNLRKEINNVISDTIGPIAKLDKIQFVSALPKTRSGKIMRRILRKIAEGDFANFGDTSTLLNPEIVEEIKNEKL, from the coding sequence ATGAAAAATTACGTGATAGACGATTTGCCGGACTATTTTAAACAGTATAAAAAATCGATTAAAAACCCGAAAAAATTCTGGGATAAAGTGGCCGATGAGAATTTTGTGTGGTATCAACGGTGGTCCAAAGTAGTGGATTACAATATGGAAGATGCTAAAATTCAGTGGTTTAAAAATGCAAAACTGAATATTACGAAGAATTGTATCGACCGGCATTTGAATGAGCGTGGCGATAAAACGGCGATTATTTTTGAGCCGAATGATCCGAAAGAGGAGGCGCAACATATTTCCTACAGCGAATTGCGCGACCGGGTTTGTAAGATGGCGAATGTGCTCCGTGATCAGGGCGTGCAAAAGGGCGACCGCGTTTGTATTTATCTGCCGATGATTCCGGAACTGGCTGTTTCAATGTTGGCTTGTGCAAGATTGGGCGCGATTCACTCCGTGATTTTTGCAGGATTTTCGGCAAACGCTGTGGAATCAAGAGTCAACGATTGTGGAGCGAAAATGATCATCTGTTCGGACGGAAGTTACCGCGGTACCAAATCAATTGATTTAAAAGGAATCATCGATGAAGCCGTAGAAAAATGTCCGACCGTGGAAAAAGTTTTGGTCGTAAAAAGAACCGGCGGCGAGGTGAACATGAAGGAAGGAAGAGACCTTTGGTTGGCGCCGCTTTATGACAAAGCGCCTTCTGATTTTATTTCGGTGATCATGGATGCGGAAGATCCTTTGTTTATTTTATATACTTCCGGCTCGACTGGAAAACCAAAAGGAATGTTGCACACCACCGCTGGTTACATGGTTTACACGGCTTATACTTTTAAGAATGTTTTCAATTATAAAGAGAATGATATTTATTGGTGTACCGCAGATATTGGCTGGATTACGGGACATTCTTATATTTTATACGGACCATTATTGAATGGCGCAACGACGGTAATTTTTGAAGGAGTGCCGACTTATCCGGAACCGGATCGTTTCTGGGAAGTGATTGAAAAACATAAAGTAACGCAATTTTATACGGCTCCAACGGCGATTCGTGCCTTGGCGAAAGAATCTTACGAGTGGGTTGAGAAACACGATTTGTCGAGTTTGAGAGTGATTGGTTCTGTTGGTGAACCGATTAATGATGAAGCGTGGCATTGGTACAATGATCATGTCGGCAAGAAAAAATGTCCGATCGTTGATACTTGGTGGCAAACTGAAACCGGAGGAATTATGATTTCGCCTTTGCCTTTTATCACGCCGACAAAACCAACTTATGCAACCTTGCCGTTGCCGGGAATTCAGCCGGTTTTGATGGATGATAAACGAAATGAAATTACGGGAAATCAAGTGGATGGGAATTTATGTATCCGTTTTCCGTGGCCCGGAATTGCCCGAACAATTTGGGGCGATCATCAACGATATAAAGAAACTTATTTTACCGCTTTCCCGGGAAAATATTTTACGGGCGATGGCGCCTTGAGGGACGAAGTTGGTTATTACAGAATCACCGGTCGCGTTGATGACGTGATCATTGTTTCCGGACATAATCTTGGAACTGCACCAATTGAAGACAGTGTGAATTTGCATCCGGCCGTGGCGGAATCTGCGATTGTTGGGTATCCACACGATGTGAAAGGAAGTGCGCTTTACGGTTTCGTGATGTTGAAAGACAGTGGCGAAGATCGCGATAGAGATAATTTGAGAAAAGAAATCAACAACGTGATCTCCGATACGATTGGACCGATCGCGAAACTGGATAAAATTCAGTTTGTTTCAGCCTTGCCAAAAACCCGTTCCGGGAAAATCATGCGTCGTATTTTGAGAAAAATTGCGGAAGGTGATTTTGCTAATTTCGGTGATACTTCTACGTTGTTGAATCCGGAGATTGTGGAGGAGATTAAGAATGAAAAATTGTAA